In Coturnix japonica isolate 7356 chromosome 7, Coturnix japonica 2.1, whole genome shotgun sequence, one DNA window encodes the following:
- the SP5 gene encoding transcription factor Sp5, whose amino-acid sequence MAAVAVLRNDSLQAFLQDRTPSASPDVAKHSPLALLAATCSRIGQPGAAPADFLPVPYEPTLGSPSRIFHPWGGEMPAHSPGGLPPPHPSLGLTPQKSHLQPSFGGGHELPLTPPADPSYPYEFSPVKMLPSSMAALPSACPPAYVPYAAQAALPPGYSNLLPPAQPCRQLSPNPPPEDLPWWSIPQAAAPPGCAHRFPAAAAALPRGLVLGHSDFAQYQTQIAALLQTKSPLAATARRCRRCRCPNCQAAAGSAPEAEPGKKKQHICHIPGCGKVYGKTSHLRAHLRWHTGERPFVCNWLFCGKSFTRSDELQRHLRTHTGEKRFVCPECGKRFMRSDHLAKHVKTHQNKKLKAAADAVKREDGRDL is encoded by the exons ATGGCCGCGGTCGCCGTCCTCCGCAACGACTCGCTCCAGGCTTTCCTCCAG GACCGCACCCCCAGCGCCTCCCCGGACGTGGCCAAGCACTCGCCGCTGGCCCTGCTGGCCGCCACCTGCAGCCGCATCGGACAGCCGGGCGCCGCGCCCGCCGACTTCCTGCCGGTGCCCTACGAGCCGACGCTCGGATCCCCCTCCAGGATCTTCCACCCGTGGGGCGGCGAGATGCCCGCGCACTCCCCGGGGGGGCTGCCGCCGCCGCACCCCAGCCTGGGGCTGACCCCTCAGAAGAGCCACCTGCAGCCCTCCTTCGGGGGGGGACACGAGCTGCCCCTTACACCTCCCGCCGACCCCTCCTACCCCTACGAGTTCTCCCCCGTCAAGATGCTGCCCTCCTCCATGGCCGCGCTGCCGTCCGCCTGCCCCCCCGCCTACGTCCCGTACGCCGCCCAGGCCGCGCTACCGCCCGGCTACTCCAACCTGCTGCCGCCCGCGCAGCCCTGCCGCCAGCTCTCGCCCAACCCGCCTCCCGAGGACCTGCCCTGGTGGAGCATCCCGCAGGCTGCCGCCCCTCCCGGCTGCGCTCACCGCttccccgccgccgccgccgcgctgcCGCGGGGCCTGGTGCTGGGCCACTCGGACTTCGCGCAGTACCAGACGCAGATCGCCGCCCTGCTGCAGACCAAGTCTCCCCTGGCGGCCACGGCCAGGAGGTGCCGCCGCTGCCGCTGCCCCAACTGCCAGGCGGCCGCGGGCAGCGCGCCGGAGGCGGAGCCGggcaaaaaaaagcagcacatctgCCACATCCCGGGCTGTGGGAAGGTGTATGGCAAGACGTCCCACCTGCGGGCCCACCTGCGGTGGCACACGGGCGAGCGGCCCTTCGTCTGCAACTGGCTCTTCTGCGGAAAGAGCTTCACCCGCTCCGACGAGCTGCAGCGGCACCTGCGGACTCACACGGGCGAGAAGCGCTTCGTCTGCCCCGAGTGCGGGAAGCGCTTCATGCGCAGCGACCACCTGGCCAAGCACGTCAAGACGCATCAGAACAAGAAGCTGAAGGCGGCGGCCGACGCCGTCAAGCGAGAGGACGGCCGCGATCTGTGA